Proteins from one Comamonas flocculans genomic window:
- the adk gene encoding adenylate kinase, which yields MKLILLGAPGAGKGTQAAFICKQFGIPQISTGDMLRAAVKAGTPLGLQAKAVMDAGQLVSDDIIIGLVKERIAEPDCAQGFLFDGFPRTIPQADAMKAAGVKLDYVLEIDVPFEAIIERMSGRRSHPASGRTYHVKFNPPKVPGKDDLTGEPLVQRDDDREETVQKRLQVYSDQTRPLVDYYRDWASADPANAPRYRAINGLGSVDEITARALEALSH from the coding sequence ATGAAATTGATCCTGCTTGGCGCTCCCGGCGCTGGAAAAGGCACGCAGGCTGCCTTCATCTGCAAGCAATTCGGCATCCCGCAGATTTCCACCGGCGACATGCTGCGCGCCGCCGTCAAGGCAGGCACGCCGCTGGGGCTGCAGGCCAAGGCGGTCATGGACGCGGGCCAGCTCGTGAGCGACGACATCATCATCGGCCTGGTCAAGGAGCGCATCGCCGAGCCCGATTGCGCCCAGGGCTTTCTCTTCGACGGCTTTCCGCGCACCATCCCGCAGGCCGACGCGATGAAGGCGGCGGGCGTCAAGCTGGACTACGTGCTGGAGATCGACGTGCCCTTCGAGGCCATCATCGAGCGCATGAGCGGGCGGCGCAGCCACCCGGCGTCCGGGCGCACCTACCACGTGAAGTTCAACCCGCCCAAGGTCCCCGGCAAGGACGACCTGACCGGCGAGCCGCTGGTGCAGCGCGACGACGACCGCGAAGAAACCGTCCAGAAGCGCCTGCAGGTCTACAGCGACCAGACGCGCCCGCTGGTGGACTACTACCGCGACTGGGCCAGCGCCGACCCGGCCAACGCGCCCAGGTACCGTGCCATCAACGGTCTGGGCAGCGTGGACGAGATCACCGCGCGCGCGCTCGAGGCGCTGAGCCACTGA